One Micropterus dolomieu isolate WLL.071019.BEF.003 ecotype Adirondacks linkage group LG23, ASM2129224v1, whole genome shotgun sequence DNA window includes the following coding sequences:
- the pigw gene encoding phosphatidylinositol-glycan biosynthesis class W protein isoform X2, giving the protein MSQRELKEAFVRNLNGTSLQEVALGSFLAPLNIISRGLVLILFHLAKGTLPLPLPLISHLLLDFTVLILPLVLSCTVLSSVLHQVILGLAFVSASVFCYIYRVNRHPPARHPQNTVSTFLQSHVQVDQVPFVTMFRVFVNVKTAISILAVDFTVFPRRYAKTETYGTGVMDFGVGAYVFANALVCPEARRKNISGSKINHITKQLLAVWPLVVLGMMRLVSVKMTDYQEHVTEYGVHWNFFFTLAIVRVVASVLLAVVPASQSWVFALLISGFYQLTLETSGLKSFIIHNSDREKDFLHANKEGIFSVVGYVAIYMAGVQVGLYVMQPRSQVRQWLKALFNLFLGSFVLYAALYTCQTLVEPVSRRMANLPFCLWSVAQSLFFMSCLGIADMVLLFSKRTSACHLVPTSWHLYKSDSGKTGEIERLCLVQAVSRNQLLFFLLANVLTGLTNSIVDTLTCSSLLSVCVLLLYMFINCVVIYVLHLCGISVKFW; this is encoded by the coding sequence ATGTCTCAGAGGGAGCTGAAGGAAGCATTTGTCCGTAATCTCAATGGGACCAGTCTGCAGGAGGTGGCACTGGGCTCATTTCTCGCCCCACTAAATATCATCAGCAGAGGCCTGGTTCTGATCCTCTTCCATCTGGCCAAAGGGACTCTTCCGCTGCCACTGCCACTGATTTCTCACCTGCTTCTAGACTTCACCGTGCTTATTCTTCCCCTCGTTCTGTCATGCACCGTTCTGAGCAGCGTTCTTCACCAGGTCATCCTGGGCCTAGCCTTTGTTTCGGCCTCCGTGTTTTGCTATATCTACCGTGTCAACAGGCATCCTCCGGCTCGGCACCCACAGAACACTGTCAGCACCTTCCTTCAAAGTCACGTTCAGGTCGACCAGGTTCCCTTTGTGACTATGTTTCGAgtgtttgtaaatgtgaaaacagcaaTCAGCATTCTCGCAGTAGATTTCACTGTCTTCCCAAGGCGATATGCAAAAACAGAAACCTATGGGACAGGTGTTATGGACTTTGGAGTTGGAGCGTATGTCTTTGCAAATGCCCTTGTCTGCCCAGAGGCACGGAGGAAGAACATATCAGGATCCAAGATTAATCATATCACAAAGCAGCTCCTGGCTGTCTGGCCCCTGGTTGTTCTTGGTATGATGAGACTAGTGAGTGTCAAAATGACTGACTACCAGGAGCATGTGACAGAATATGGCGTCCACTGGAATTTCTTCTTCACACTAGCCATCGTCAGAGTTGTGGCTTCTGTGCTTCTGGCTGTTGTACCAGCGAGTCAGTCGTGGGTCTTTGCCCTTCTGATCAGCGGATTTTATCAGCTCACTCTGGAGACATCAGGGCTGAAGTCTTTCATTATCCACAAcagtgacagagaaaaagatTTTCTGCATGCTAACAAGGAGGGCATATTCTCTGTAGTGGGTTATGTAGCCATCTACATGGCAGGAGTTCAGGTTGGACTCTATGTGATGCAACCAAGATCCCAGGTTAGACAGTGGCTCAAAGCACTTTTTAACCTCTTTTTGGGAAGTTTTGTCCTGTATGCTGCTTTGTATACCTGTCAGACACTCGTGGAGCCAGTGTCTCGCCGCATGGCTAATTTACCCTTCTGCCTCTGGAGTGTTgctcagtctttgttttttatgtcCTGCCTTGGTATAGCTGATATGGTATTACTGTTTTCTAAAAGAACATCCGCCTGTCACTTGGTACCCACATCATGGCATTTGTATAAATCAGACTCAGGAAAGACGGGTGAAATAGAAAGACTATGCCTTGTTCAAGCTGTCAGCAGGAATCAGTTGTTATTTTTCTTGCTTGCAAATGTCCTGACAGGATTGACCAACTCCATAGTGGACACACTTACTTGTAGCAGTTtattatcagtgtgtgttttgctgttgTACATGTTCATTAATTGCGTTGTAATATATGTTTTACATCTTTGTGGAATTTCAGTAAAATTCTGGTGA
- the ggnbp2 gene encoding gametogenetin-binding protein 2, translating into MARLVAVCREGEEDYPFLTRQIPLYIDDTLTMVMEFSDSVMDVDSQEINTPHWKQFSEYHSKLKQQDLNIALMVTSREVYSALSQLVPCVGCRRSVERLFSHLVESGNPALEPLTLKPTGMLSVTKTCSADVKKLYTLFYVHGSKLNDMIDAIPKSKKNKRCQLHSLDTHKPKPLGGSWMDVWELMSQECRDEVVLIDSACLLETLETYLRKHRFCTDCKNKVLRAYNILVGELDCSKEKGYCAALYEGLCCCPHERHIHVCCETDFIAHLLGRAEPEFAGGYERRERHAKTIDVAQEEVLTCLGIHLYERLHRIWQKLRAEEQTWQILFHLGIDALRKSFEMAVEKMQGISRLEQFVEELSEEERAKELKQEKKRQKRKNRRKNKCGFDISEQEAEDKEKNLDEGSLESVEGTCKGCGSHDEEEAGCDESIAASESTSCSCPDNTKQDLSPHSNGSDCGYSSSIEGSEVGSREGSDIACSEGICNHDEAGDDSNAHQCAEDKEEDGMDSCVDCWPHSEENPQCKSKKKKRKDKGLCNNQGQKGEGCVSDGNKTGHNPPPSHTCRTKEIISSLCGDTFASIALRLPWTAHQKNLSHHANPAEANKSLVELLDDSEVTSDEENCLTQDEIQAFLERNQSFYNNRHKYRQLLKDKFTNYCRTTERSKPVCGKWFATTSVN; encoded by the exons ATGGCACGTCTGGTCGCAGTTTGCAGGGAAGGGGAAGAAGACTACCCATTTCTCACCAGACAGATTCCCCTGTATATCGATGATACTCTCACG ATGGTGATGGAATTTTCTGATAGTGTCATGGATGTTGACAGCCAAGAAATAAACACCCCTCACTGGAAACAATTTTCTGAG TATCACTCCAAATTGAAGCAGCAGGACTTAAATATCGCCCTGATGGTGACATCCAGAGAGGTGTACAGTGCATTATCTCAGCTGGTGCCATGTGTGGGCTGCAGACGAAGCGTGGAGCGTCTCTTCTCACATTTAGTGGAATCAGGGAACCCGGCCCTGGAGCCCCTGACACTGAAACCCACAGGCATGCTCTCTGTCACCAAGACCTGTTCAGCAGACGTAAAGAAGCTCTACACCCTCTTCTATGTCCATGG gTCAAAGTTGAATGACATGATTGATGCCAttccaaaaagtaaaaagaacaaACGCTGCCAGTTACACTccttagacacacacaaaccgaAACCTTTGGG GGGAAGCTGGATGGACGTGTGGGAGCTGATGTCTCAGGAGTGCAGGGACGAGGTGGTCCTCATCGATAGTGCTTGTCTGTTAGAGACACTGGAGACGTACTTGCGTAAACACAG GTTTTGCACTGACTGTAAAAATAAAGTGCTGAGGGCATACAACATCCTTGTGGGGGAGTTGGACTGCAGTAAAGAAAAGGGATATTGCGCTGCCTTATATGAGGGGCTATGCTGTTGCCCACATGAACGCCACATCCATGTGTGCTGTGAGACCGACTTCATCGCTCACCTTCTTGGCCGAGCAGAGCCTGAGTTTGCAGGAGGCTATGA acgCAGAGAGAGACATGCCAAGACCATTGACGTTGCACAAGAAGAAGTCCTGACCTGTCTGGGTATTCACCTCTATGAGCGGCTGCACAGGATCTGGCAGAAGCTACGAGCAGAGGAGCAGACCTGGCAGATATTGTTCCATTTGGGAATTGATGCACTACGCAAAAGTTTTGAG ATGGCAGTGGAGAAGATGCAGGGAATCAGCCGGCTAGAGCAGTTTGTCGAGGAGCtgtctgaggaggagagggccaAAGAGTTGaagcaggagaaaaagaggcaaaaaagaaaaaatcgaCGCAAAAACAAGTGCGGCTTTGACATATCAGAACAGGAGGCAGAGGACAAAGAGAAAAATCTGGATGAG GGTTCTCTTGAGTCTGTGGAGGGCACTTGCAAGGGCTGTGGTAGCCACGATGAAGAGGAGGCAGGATGTGATGAGAGCATCGCCGCCAGTGAAAGCACTTCCTGTAGCTGCCCAGACAACACCAAACAGG atttgtcTCCCCACAGCAATGGTAGTGACTGCGGCTACTCGTCCAGTATCGAGGGCAGTGAGGTGGGATCTCGAGAAGGTTCTGATATTGCCTGCTCTGAGGGAATATGCAACCATGACGAAGCAG GAGATGACTCGAATGCCCATCAGTGTGCTGAAGACAAAGAGGAGGATGGAATGGACAGTTGTGTGGACTGCTGGCCACACTCTGAGGAAAACCCTCAATGTAagagtaaaaagaagaaaaggaaggacAAGGGTTTATGCAACAATCAG GGACAAAAAGGTGAAGGCTGTGTTTCAGATGGAAACAAAACTGGCCACAATCCTCCCCCATCGCACACCTGCAGAACCAAAGAAATCATTTCCTCCTTATGTGGCGATACATTTGCCAGCATTGCACTACGGTTACCATGGACCGCACATCAAAAGAACCTCAGCCACCACGCGAACCCAGCAGAGGCAAACAAAAGTCTCGTGGAACTTCTG GATGATTCAGAAGTGACTTCAGATGAAGAGAATTGTCTGACACAAGATGAAATCCAGGCCTTTTTAGAAAGAAACCAGTCCTTCTACAACAACCGCCACAAGTACCGACAGCTCCTGAAAGACAAATTCACCAACTACTGCCGCACCACTGAGCGCAGTAAGCCAGTCTGTGGAAAGTGGTTTGCCACCACCAGTGTCAACTAA
- the pigw gene encoding phosphatidylinositol-glycan biosynthesis class W protein isoform X1, with protein sequence MTYAEQTVDMSQRELKEAFVRNLNGTSLQEVALGSFLAPLNIISRGLVLILFHLAKGTLPLPLPLISHLLLDFTVLILPLVLSCTVLSSVLHQVILGLAFVSASVFCYIYRVNRHPPARHPQNTVSTFLQSHVQVDQVPFVTMFRVFVNVKTAISILAVDFTVFPRRYAKTETYGTGVMDFGVGAYVFANALVCPEARRKNISGSKINHITKQLLAVWPLVVLGMMRLVSVKMTDYQEHVTEYGVHWNFFFTLAIVRVVASVLLAVVPASQSWVFALLISGFYQLTLETSGLKSFIIHNSDREKDFLHANKEGIFSVVGYVAIYMAGVQVGLYVMQPRSQVRQWLKALFNLFLGSFVLYAALYTCQTLVEPVSRRMANLPFCLWSVAQSLFFMSCLGIADMVLLFSKRTSACHLVPTSWHLYKSDSGKTGEIERLCLVQAVSRNQLLFFLLANVLTGLTNSIVDTLTCSSLLSVCVLLLYMFINCVVIYVLHLCGISVKFW encoded by the exons ATGACCTACGCCGAACAGACCGTG GACATGTCTCAGAGGGAGCTGAAGGAAGCATTTGTCCGTAATCTCAATGGGACCAGTCTGCAGGAGGTGGCACTGGGCTCATTTCTCGCCCCACTAAATATCATCAGCAGAGGCCTGGTTCTGATCCTCTTCCATCTGGCCAAAGGGACTCTTCCGCTGCCACTGCCACTGATTTCTCACCTGCTTCTAGACTTCACCGTGCTTATTCTTCCCCTCGTTCTGTCATGCACCGTTCTGAGCAGCGTTCTTCACCAGGTCATCCTGGGCCTAGCCTTTGTTTCGGCCTCCGTGTTTTGCTATATCTACCGTGTCAACAGGCATCCTCCGGCTCGGCACCCACAGAACACTGTCAGCACCTTCCTTCAAAGTCACGTTCAGGTCGACCAGGTTCCCTTTGTGACTATGTTTCGAgtgtttgtaaatgtgaaaacagcaaTCAGCATTCTCGCAGTAGATTTCACTGTCTTCCCAAGGCGATATGCAAAAACAGAAACCTATGGGACAGGTGTTATGGACTTTGGAGTTGGAGCGTATGTCTTTGCAAATGCCCTTGTCTGCCCAGAGGCACGGAGGAAGAACATATCAGGATCCAAGATTAATCATATCACAAAGCAGCTCCTGGCTGTCTGGCCCCTGGTTGTTCTTGGTATGATGAGACTAGTGAGTGTCAAAATGACTGACTACCAGGAGCATGTGACAGAATATGGCGTCCACTGGAATTTCTTCTTCACACTAGCCATCGTCAGAGTTGTGGCTTCTGTGCTTCTGGCTGTTGTACCAGCGAGTCAGTCGTGGGTCTTTGCCCTTCTGATCAGCGGATTTTATCAGCTCACTCTGGAGACATCAGGGCTGAAGTCTTTCATTATCCACAAcagtgacagagaaaaagatTTTCTGCATGCTAACAAGGAGGGCATATTCTCTGTAGTGGGTTATGTAGCCATCTACATGGCAGGAGTTCAGGTTGGACTCTATGTGATGCAACCAAGATCCCAGGTTAGACAGTGGCTCAAAGCACTTTTTAACCTCTTTTTGGGAAGTTTTGTCCTGTATGCTGCTTTGTATACCTGTCAGACACTCGTGGAGCCAGTGTCTCGCCGCATGGCTAATTTACCCTTCTGCCTCTGGAGTGTTgctcagtctttgttttttatgtcCTGCCTTGGTATAGCTGATATGGTATTACTGTTTTCTAAAAGAACATCCGCCTGTCACTTGGTACCCACATCATGGCATTTGTATAAATCAGACTCAGGAAAGACGGGTGAAATAGAAAGACTATGCCTTGTTCAAGCTGTCAGCAGGAATCAGTTGTTATTTTTCTTGCTTGCAAATGTCCTGACAGGATTGACCAACTCCATAGTGGACACACTTACTTGTAGCAGTTtattatcagtgtgtgttttgctgttgTACATGTTCATTAATTGCGTTGTAATATATGTTTTACATCTTTGTGGAATTTCAGTAAAATTCTGGTGA